The Meiothermus sp. genome segment CTGTAGCTAAGCGGCTATTTGTTATCAGCGTTAGCCTCCAAAGGAGCTGACATGCCTGAAACCGATTTTGAAGAAAAGATGATCTTTGTGCGCCGTACCTCCAAAACCTACCAGGGGGGGCGCCGCTTCCGTTTTGGGGCTTTGGTAGCGGTCGGAGACCGGCAAGGCCGGGTAGGTCTGGGCCTGGGCAAGGCTAAGGAAGTCCCGATGGCGGTGCAAAAAGCCAACAACTACGCCAAGCGCGAGATGGTCGAGGTGCCCTTGCAAAACGGCACCATTCCCCACGAAATCAGTGTGACCTGGGGTTCTTCCACCATCTTGCTGCGCCCTGCGGCGCCCGGCACCGGGGTAATTGCAGGCCAGGTGCCCCGAGCCATCCTCGAGCTGGCCGGCATTACCGACATCCTGACCAAGGAACTGGGTTCCCGTAACTCGGTCAATATCGCCTATGCCACCATGGAAGCCCTGCGCCAACTCCAGACCTGGGACGATGTCAAGCGCCTGCGCAAGGCACCTGGCAAGCCCGAGGAGGTGGCCTGATGGCTACCGTCAAGGTTCGGCTGATCAAGAGCCCCATCGGCTACCCCAAAGACCAGAAAGCCGCCCTCAAGGTACTGGGTCTGACCAAGATGAACCGCGTGCGTGAGATACAGGATAACCCCGCCATGCGCGGTCAAATTCGCAAGGTTTCCCACCTGGTGGAGGTAGTGGAATGAAACTCTCCGATATTCGTCCCAACCAGGGGGCCAACAAACGCCCCAAGCGCGTGGGCCGGGGC includes the following:
- the rpsE gene encoding 30S ribosomal protein S5; this translates as MPETDFEEKMIFVRRTSKTYQGGRRFRFGALVAVGDRQGRVGLGLGKAKEVPMAVQKANNYAKREMVEVPLQNGTIPHEISVTWGSSTILLRPAAPGTGVIAGQVPRAILELAGITDILTKELGSRNSVNIAYATMEALRQLQTWDDVKRLRKAPGKPEEVA
- the rpmD gene encoding 50S ribosomal protein L30; translated protein: MATVKVRLIKSPIGYPKDQKAALKVLGLTKMNRVREIQDNPAMRGQIRKVSHLVEVVE